The genome window TCTTTTCAGTGACTTGTATGAAAACTTGCTGGGCTTGCAAGGCCAGTTAGTGAGGTAAGACTGTGTTGGTTAAGAGTGAATATTTACCCTTGTCTACAGTAttacatgttttatatttttctctccaacgctcactctgtctgtctgtcttttctcactctctgtttctgtctgtctgtctgtctgtctgtctgtctgtctgtctgtctgtctgtctgtctgtctgtctgtctgtctgtctgtctgtctgtctgtctgtctgtctgtctgtctgtctgtctgtctgtctgtctgtctgtcttccctccatctctctctgtctgtactcactcattcactcactcactcactcactcactcactcactcactcactcactcactcactcactcactcactcactcactcactcactcactcattctctctctgtctgtctgttctcactctctctatttttctctctctgtctgtcggttctctctctctctctctctctctctctctctctctctcactctctcagttcTGTGGTGAGGATGACATTTGTCTGTCCGTTCTGCCAGGAGAGTTGCCTGGATGCGAGGGATCTGTGGATTCACTGCAATGGCAAGCATTACTATGACAACAGGCCCGTGGTCAGTGATATATTTGTTATGAATTACTATAAAGCTGTCAGTTGCGTCATCAGTTGCTCTCAATCACTGGGTCTCAAATATGAGtttatttaattttatttcaattttatttaaccAAAATAATCCACTTCGTAACACTTGTCACTGCATCCAGGGATTCGTCGTCCATAGTCTCTACTCCGAGGAAGTTGTTGGCCAATTGGGATCAAACTTTGTTGCTCTGAGTGATTGCTGCTCTCTGGCATCCTCTAGGTGTGCCCGGTGTGCGTCTCTCTGCCTCATGGTAATCCACACCAAATTAGCAGGAACTTCATCATGCATCTGAACCTGAGACACTGCTACTATGCCGAGAAATACACGgttggctacacacacacacacacacacacacacacacacacacacacacacacacacacacacacacacacacacacacacacacacacacacacacacacacacacacacacacacacacacacacacacacacacacacacacacacacacacacactaataagaTGTTTCTTTGGTCCACAGAATACCCATCAAACCGACATGTTGAACTTGCAAGATGGCATTATTGAGTCTCTCCAGGATACCAACCTGAATCCCAGATGATCTTTATCGATATCAG of Oncorhynchus gorbuscha isolate QuinsamMale2020 ecotype Even-year linkage group LG15, OgorEven_v1.0, whole genome shotgun sequence contains these proteins:
- the LOC123996725 gene encoding E3 ubiquitin-protein ligase RNF138-like encodes the protein MAHYAAGLQTPSEDECPICRSTPTDPHHPAACSHVFCRPCLTYSLMWLPHCPVCRAEAQVDDIRPVRVKTGTMVVRLGQPLPGLSGLSTPATRSVAGDVQSSVVRMTFVCPFCQESCLDARDLWIHCNGKHYYDNRPVVCPVCVSLPHGNPHQISRNFIMHLNLRHCYYAEKYTNTHQTDMLNLQDGIIESLQDTNLNPR